The nucleotide window CGGATGTAAAGCCTGTTGCTAATGTGCCAAGCATCACAATCGCAAAACCTGTCAGTGCATCCATGCCGAGCGCCATTGTTAAGGGAATGATAATCGCAATGTAAACAAGCGTATCCTCCGCAGAACCAATTAGCGAGCCTAAACAAGCAAAGATAAAAACAAAAATAGGAATGAGTATGTATTCCTGTTTACCGAATTTAGCGGCAGTGACTTTAATAAACGAATCAATCGCCCCTGTTTTTTGCATAATGCCTAACGCACCGCCAAATAAAAATACGAATAAAATAATGGAAGCCCCTTCAAGCATACCTAAATGTACGCTATTGAACATTTCCAAAAAGCCAACAGGGCTTGATTCAACAAACTGGAATGACTCAGGGTCTACGACTGTACGTCCGTTATTGTCGACCCTTTCATATTTACCAGCAGGAACAATATACGTTAAAATCGTCATAATGATAATAATAATGAACATTAATACAAACGCATTGAGCCCCTTAGGCTTTTGGTCTTCTGTAGATTGTGGATGATTCATATTATCGCCTCCCTATATTTTCCGATAAGCGGAAATGATTTTCGTACAACAGAAATTATAGTTTTAAGTATAGAAAGTTCTTTTGCTTTAGTCAATTAAATTTTCAGATTATTCTATGAACTGTTGTTGGAGAGAAAGAAAAAGTAGATGTACGCTAAAAAATTAACGATACATCTACTTAATTGAATTAATGATGATGCTCAGGAGCTGCTTCTAGTGTGCAAAGAATTGCCTCATCGTGATGATGATTTGCTGGCTCCATTTGCAATGCAATATGATGAATCCCTTTATGCTGTAGCAAATGCTCAATCGAATGTGTGATTTTATTGCTTTCAGCAACTGTTAGCTGTTCATCAACTACGATATGACAGGAGAAGGCATGAAAGCCACTTGTGATTGTCCAAGCATGGACATCGTGAATGCCTTTAACACCTTCTACTTTTGCTATTGCTTGAACGACTTGATTAATATCAACATCTGCTGGTGTGCCCTCCATTAAAATATGAATCGCCTTTTTGGCTACGAAATAGCCGCTACGTAACACAAGAATAGCTACAATAACACTTGCTAACGGGTCAGCCCAGCCCCAACCAAAAAACATGATGAACAATGCAGCAATAATTGCACCAACTGAGCCGAGCATATCGCTTATTACATGTAAAAAAGCGCCTCGCATATTTAAATTTTCCTCTGTATCAGCACCTCTCATCATAATCCATGCGACTAAAATATTTACAGCAAGTCCAATGGAGCTAATAATAAGCATACCTACTGTGGCTACCTCTGGTGGATTAACAAAACGCTCAATTGCTTCATAAAAAATAATTAAGGCAATCGCAACTAATGTAACACCGTTAAATAATGCTGCTAAAACTTCAAAGCGTTTATAGCCGAATGTTTTATTATACGTAACGGCTTTTTCACCCAATTTAAAAGCAATCAAGGCAATAGCTAATGAAATTGAGTCACTGAACATATGTCCAGCATCAGACAGTAAGGCGAGACTTTTTGTCAGGACGCCCCCAACTGCTTCAACGAGCATATATGTCGTAATAATTAAAAAGGAAATGAGCAATATTTTTTTGTTATTTGTGTGTGCATGGCTGTGTTCATGTCCCATCTGTCATTCCTCCTAATGTGCAGCATGCTCAATTGCTTGCTGTAGTAAGTTCATAATATGGTCATCGTCCTTTGTGTAGTAAAGTGTTGTGCCTTCACGTCGGAACTTTACTAATCGCAGGTTTTTTAAAAAGCGTAGCTGATGAGATACTGTCGATTGGCTTAAATCCAACGTTTCAGCGATATGGTTGACAGAATGTTCACCGCAGCAAAGTAAATTTAAAATGCGTATCCTTGTTGGATCACTTAATGCTTTAAATGTTTGAGATACAACGAATAAAGTTTCCTCGTCTAAATGATTTATTTGTTGATGATCGTTATTTTGCATGTATGTGCGCCCCCTATATTAATATATGAACATTTGCTCATATATTAATATACATATTTTACGTATTTGTGTCAATTTAAATAATTGACCTTTTCATAGGATTTTCATATATATTAGAATTATATTTACTTAGTAGGCTGATTATCTAAATCGATTTAACATGATAATAGTCTATTAGCAATTTAAACTTTATAAATCCAATATTTTTAGAGGTGAATCATAGTTGAAGCAAGTGTTGGTAATTAAAAATGAACGGTCTTTAACAAAGAAAATCGTAAGTGGTCTAAAGCAAGAAGGCCATTTCAATTTAACGCTTCATAATGAAAATAAAGGTTTAAATATAGTATATGAGCAAGATTGGGATATTATAGTACTGGATTGGGATTTATTAAGTATATCTGGAATAGAAATTTGCAGACAAATAAGGGCTGTTAAAACGACGCCAATTATTATTGTGACAAACAATATATCTAGCCAAGATTGCATAGCAGGATTACAAGCAGGAGCAGATGATTATATAAGAAAACCATTTGTGAAAGAAGAATTGGTAGCAAGAATAAAAGTTGTTTTAAGAAGATGGGAAGGGAGCCAGTCAGGCGAGCCTGATTTTTTCCGTTTTAAAGAGCTACTGGTTGATACATCGCGCAATATTGTAACAAAAGATGGCGAAACCCTCCCACTTACTAGGCGGGAGTATGACCTACTTGTATTTTTAATTAAGAATAAAAATAAAATATTGAGCCGTGAAATGCTATTGAACCAGGTTTGGGGATATGATGTTGCAGTAAATCCTAATGTAGTAGATTTATATATTGGTTATTTAAGAAAAAAGCTAAAGGGCGAGAAGAAAGACCAATATATTCAAACAATACATGGCAGAGGCTATTCAATGATTGAGTAGTAAAATCAGATAATAGACAAAGGCCACATTAAACATAATCGAAAAACATGAGTAAAACAGTTTTAACTTGTTTTGCTCATGTTTTTTTATTAAATGTGACAATCAAACTAAGGGTATTGAAGAATAAAAAATTGTAAGTTATGTGTTATTTTTTGCGTTTTATCTACAAGATGATAAAAAAAGTAAATTTAATTAATTAATTCACATCTTTCACAAGATTTTCACAGAATTAATGTCTATACTAATCAACAGAACGTTCAAATGAAAATGATTATCAATATCGAATAGATGGATAACAACAACTATCCAATGTAATCGATGGGCTACATCATTTTCGAAATAAACTAAATTTTAAGGAGTATATGTATGAAAAAATCAATGTTATTAAAGCTAGTTAGTATTCTAGCAGTTTTGACTTTGCTATTAGTCGCTTGCTCAGATTCAAGTAAGGACAGTAATGGAGCTAAGGAGACTGAAGAAACAAATCAAGAATCAAATTCTACTGGAGCAGATGAGACTGAAGAGGCTACTGAACCTACGACAGTAGAAATTACTGATATTCATGGAACTGTTACTGTTCCTGTAAATCCAAAGAATGTAGTTGCTTTAGATAATAGAACTTTTGAAACTTTACAAGATTGGGGAATTGAATTAGTAGCTGTGCCAAAGGATGTAATGCCTGCGGATTTATCATATGTAAAAGATGAGTCAGTTCAAAATATCGGGAACCACCGTGAACCAAATCTTGAAATTTTAGCAGCGGCAAATCCTGAGCTTGTAATTGTAGGTCAACGATTTGCAGACTACTATGAAGATATCAAAAAATTAGTACCAAATGCTACAGTGATTGACCTTAGCTTTGATGTTTCTGGTGAAACTGGCGCACCTGGAGAAAGCTTTGTAAATGGATTTAAGGATACTACAATTGCTTTAGGTCAAGTTTTTGATAAAAATGACGAAGCTAAACAATTAGTAGCTGATTTTGATAAAGCTATCGAAGATGCTAAGTCTGCATATAACGGAACGGATACAGTGATGAGTGTCATCGTTTCTGGTGGAAATATCGGTTTTGCAGCTCCTCATTCTGGACGTGTTTGGGGACCAATGTATGAAATTTTTGGATGGACTCCAGCATTAGAAGTTACTGAGTCTACATCAGATCACCAAGGTGATGAAGTTTCTGTTGAAGCGATTGCACAAAGCAATCCTGATTGGCTGTTCGTTTTAGATCGTGATGCTGCAATAGCTGGCGAAGAGGAATTAGTACCTGCTCAGGATGTTATTAGTAACTCACCAGCTCTTCAAAACACAACAGCTGTTTCTAAAGAACAAATTGTTTATGCACCAGCGGATACTTACACAAATGAATCTATTCAAACTTATATAGAGCTATTTGAAAACCTTGCAAATACTTTAGCTAAGTAATGTAAAGGAGTATACAATAGTGCCAAAAAATATAACTTCTAGGGTTGAGAATCTTTCTCAACCCCAGTTTTATAACCACAATAAGATATGGACCAAGTCTTTTATAGTAACGATTATAGTTGTTGTAATTTTAGGCATTATTTCACTGTTCACTGGGGTTTACGATATACGTGGACAAGAGGATGGCACGGAGATGTTTTTCATTACTCGTGTTCCAAGAACGGTGGCATTAATGCTTACTGGGGCAGCAATGGCAATGGCAGGACTCGTCATGCAATTGCTTACACAAAATCGCTTTGTGGAACCTACCACAACAGGAACAATTGAATGGGCAGGTTTAGGGCTTCTTCTTGTTTATTTATTAGTTCCAGCTCCAACTTTAGTTATGAGAATGACAGGGGCAATCATTTTTTCTTTTATAGGAACAATGATTTTCTTTTTATTTTTAAGAAGAGTGAAGCTACGTTCTTCTTTAATTGTCCCGATTATTGGATTGATGCTTGGTGCAGTCATTTCAGCAGTCTCCACCTTTATTGGACTTCTTTTTCAAATGACACAAAGCATTGAAAATTGGTTCGTCGGTTCTTTTGCGGCCGTACAAGTTGGGCGATATGAATATTTATGGATAATTGTTATTGTTACTTTGTTTATTTTTATTTATGCGAATCGATTGACATTAGCAGGACTAGGTGAAGATGTTGCGACAAGCCTTGGCGCTAATTATAATAGAATCGTTTTTGTAGGTACAGGTCTTATTTCTTTAGCAGTTGGAATTGTTGCAGCAGTTATTGGAAACCTACCTTTTTTAGGTTTAATTGTCCCAAATATTGTTTCCATGTTTAGAGGAGATGACCTTAGAAGTAATTTGCCTTGGGTATGTCTGATAGGAATGGGTACTATCACTACTTGTGATATCATTTCTCGAACAATTATTATGCCTTTTGAAGTGCCTGTTTCTTTAATACTTGGAACAGTAGGGGCAGTTGTATTTATTACTATTTTATTGAGACAAAGAAAACCAAGGAGGCTAAGATGAGCACATTGGAATATAGAAATAAAGAAAATGTCGAAATTGATTCTAGCCTCCATCATAAAAGTAGGTCAGCGAGGGCTTTTCGTTCTAAGAAAGAAGAAAGACGTTATTGGATTTTACTGATAACATTTATTGCTTGCGGTCTACTTGCTTCATATGGGCTTTTAGTTTATAACAATCCAGTTCCAATCGATTCACCTTCTTTTATCCCAGTTGTGATAAGAAGGATTGTAGCGATTGTTGCAATGATTATTGCTGCGATTTGTCATAGCTTGTCAACTGTTGCTTTCCAATCGATTACAAATAACAAAATTATTACGCCTTCACTTTTAGGCTTTGAATCACTTTACTCAACAATACATACGAGTACCATATTTTTCTTTGGTGCTAGTGCATTAATCAATTTTAGTGGGATTAGTTCATTTATTTTTCAAGTTATCCTAATGGTCTTGATGAGTTTAATCCTTTACGGATGGCTTCTTTCCGGGAAATATGGTAATTTACAACTTATGCTTTTGGTCGGCATTATTATTGGAACTGGGCTGAATTCTGTGTCAACTTTTATGAGAAGATTGCTTGCTCCTTCTGAGTTTGATATTTTACAGGCAAAATTGTTTGGTTCTGTCAATCATGCAGATGCGGCATATTTCCCGATTGTCATTCCGATGGTAATCATTATTGGGTTATTACTGATTGCTCATTCTAAAAACTTAAATGTATTGTCACTTGGGAAGGATGTTTCTACTTCTTTTGGCGTTAGACATCAATCTAGTGTAATTTATACGCTAATATTAGTTGCAATTTTGATGTCCATTTCAACCGCTTTGATTGGACCACTTACCTTCTACGGATTTTTAGTAGCAACTTTGAGTTATCAAGCAGCACCAACGTATGATCATCGATATATTTTTCCAATGGCTTTTGCTATAGGATTTTTGATTATAACAAGCGCATACTTTTTGATGTATCATGTATTTAATGCACAAGGTGTGGTTTCAGTTATTATTGAACTATTTGGTGGCGTCATCTTTTTAATTGTGATTTTAAGGAAGAGGGCTTTATGATAAAAATTGATAATGTGAAAAAGTCATATACGGATAAAGTAGAAATAGGACCTTTGAATATTGAAATACCAAAAGCAGGTTTTACTTCTTTAATTGGGCCAAATGGTGCCGGAAAGTCTACGACACTATTGATGATTGGCAGACTCTTGGATATGGAAGAAGGACAAATTCAGGTAGCGAATATGAATGTGTCAGATTCCAAATCAAAAGACTTAGCAAAAATCTTGACGATATTGCGACAAGAAAATCATTTCGTCACTCGATTGACGATTAGACAGCTCGTTGGGTTTGGGCGTTTTCCCTATTCGAAGGGAAGGTTAACGAAAGAGGATGAGATGATTATCTCTAAATATATCGATTTTTTAGACTTGACGGATTTAGAAAATAGATATTTAGATGAGCTTTCTGGTGGTCAAAGGCAACGGGCATATGTGGCAATGGTTTTATGTCAAGAAACAGAATATGTACTTTTGGATGAACCACTAAACAATCTGG belongs to Lysinibacillus louembei and includes:
- a CDS encoding cation diffusion facilitator family transporter, translating into MGHEHSHAHTNNKKILLISFLIITTYMLVEAVGGVLTKSLALLSDAGHMFSDSISLAIALIAFKLGEKAVTYNKTFGYKRFEVLAALFNGVTLVAIALIIFYEAIERFVNPPEVATVGMLIISSIGLAVNILVAWIMMRGADTEENLNMRGAFLHVISDMLGSVGAIIAALFIMFFGWGWADPLASVIVAILVLRSGYFVAKKAIHILMEGTPADVDINQVVQAIAKVEGVKGIHDVHAWTITSGFHAFSCHIVVDEQLTVAESNKITHSIEHLLQHKGIHHIALQMEPANHHHDEAILCTLEAAPEHHH
- a CDS encoding ArsR/SmtB family transcription factor encodes the protein MQNNDHQQINHLDEETLFVVSQTFKALSDPTRIRILNLLCCGEHSVNHIAETLDLSQSTVSHQLRFLKNLRLVKFRREGTTLYYTKDDDHIMNLLQQAIEHAAH
- a CDS encoding response regulator transcription factor, with amino-acid sequence MKQVLVIKNERSLTKKIVSGLKQEGHFNLTLHNENKGLNIVYEQDWDIIVLDWDLLSISGIEICRQIRAVKTTPIIIVTNNISSQDCIAGLQAGADDYIRKPFVKEELVARIKVVLRRWEGSQSGEPDFFRFKELLVDTSRNIVTKDGETLPLTRREYDLLVFLIKNKNKILSREMLLNQVWGYDVAVNPNVVDLYIGYLRKKLKGEKKDQYIQTIHGRGYSMIE
- a CDS encoding siderophore ABC transporter substrate-binding protein, with product MKKSMLLKLVSILAVLTLLLVACSDSSKDSNGAKETEETNQESNSTGADETEEATEPTTVEITDIHGTVTVPVNPKNVVALDNRTFETLQDWGIELVAVPKDVMPADLSYVKDESVQNIGNHREPNLEILAAANPELVIVGQRFADYYEDIKKLVPNATVIDLSFDVSGETGAPGESFVNGFKDTTIALGQVFDKNDEAKQLVADFDKAIEDAKSAYNGTDTVMSVIVSGGNIGFAAPHSGRVWGPMYEIFGWTPALEVTESTSDHQGDEVSVEAIAQSNPDWLFVLDRDAAIAGEEELVPAQDVISNSPALQNTTAVSKEQIVYAPADTYTNESIQTYIELFENLANTLAK
- a CDS encoding ABC transporter permease translates to MPKNITSRVENLSQPQFYNHNKIWTKSFIVTIIVVVILGIISLFTGVYDIRGQEDGTEMFFITRVPRTVALMLTGAAMAMAGLVMQLLTQNRFVEPTTTGTIEWAGLGLLLVYLLVPAPTLVMRMTGAIIFSFIGTMIFFLFLRRVKLRSSLIVPIIGLMLGAVISAVSTFIGLLFQMTQSIENWFVGSFAAVQVGRYEYLWIIVIVTLFIFIYANRLTLAGLGEDVATSLGANYNRIVFVGTGLISLAVGIVAAVIGNLPFLGLIVPNIVSMFRGDDLRSNLPWVCLIGMGTITTCDIISRTIIMPFEVPVSLILGTVGAVVFITILLRQRKPRRLR
- a CDS encoding iron chelate uptake ABC transporter family permease subunit, producing the protein MSTLEYRNKENVEIDSSLHHKSRSARAFRSKKEERRYWILLITFIACGLLASYGLLVYNNPVPIDSPSFIPVVIRRIVAIVAMIIAAICHSLSTVAFQSITNNKIITPSLLGFESLYSTIHTSTIFFFGASALINFSGISSFIFQVILMVLMSLILYGWLLSGKYGNLQLMLLVGIIIGTGLNSVSTFMRRLLAPSEFDILQAKLFGSVNHADAAYFPIVIPMVIIIGLLLIAHSKNLNVLSLGKDVSTSFGVRHQSSVIYTLILVAILMSISTALIGPLTFYGFLVATLSYQAAPTYDHRYIFPMAFAIGFLIITSAYFLMYHVFNAQGVVSVIIELFGGVIFLIVILRKRAL
- a CDS encoding iron ABC transporter ATP-binding protein, with the protein product MIKIDNVKKSYTDKVEIGPLNIEIPKAGFTSLIGPNGAGKSTTLLMIGRLLDMEEGQIQVANMNVSDSKSKDLAKILTILRQENHFVTRLTIRQLVGFGRFPYSKGRLTKEDEMIISKYIDFLDLTDLENRYLDELSGGQRQRAYVAMVLCQETEYVLLDEPLNNLDVARSVQMMEHLRRAANEFGRTILTVMHDINFAAKYSDRICAMKDGQIAAFGTVEEVMKPDILTDIFETKIEIIEGPYGPIAVY